The Paenibacillus tianjinensis genome has a window encoding:
- a CDS encoding SIR2 family NAD-dependent protein deacylase: MRAQLVNDLNKLYNEGNLVPFLGSGLSTPFDIPNWSKLIELISSRNLEQDFMRQTVLFSLKNNNYWEAINDIKRFSGMNDRDIQDSIVNIINEKKLDDIPDNLHNYKELGELDFKIYLTTNYDHILFEHIKNISGFIPQNLNEVDLRSSQLLNPLGKRIYHLHGNISNQGSIVISKEQYNDLYNNEKYEAIFKTLATSKQFIFIGFSFTDQYFSGFLEKIQTFSKNKHYIVLNNPDDSIIKHFKDTYELEVIPYYVDKTNQHAHEIRKILSVISNKKLLSDNYASKLAPPSKLEAEKDESLSIPDRNIIDVDVLFGNDSGENDHNLHSYFINTEEYNRIKNGNIFLVSGKRGTGKSSIAKMLKADKPNSCMIIRPDYLQIDNIREQAKTIPNEIFRNKLSKIWLNTIYALMVKNLISQTQESELFSKENLSSFYDFTALNSQDQSFVGTFVSFLKLLTTEQNLSYQSKSKFENVHFNQIDKELAQFPELKDNHIFILFDNLDDDYDLDPDFTILLVNSLIKASMHIVRESTIVKPIIFLREDILSIIAKKENSFISQMRGNVVELRWNKHKLLEVLNTRICHFFTKKHPPKHLLHDPKYYLCKIYPEEYTYIGKNDNKVSKPIGDYLIERSLLRPRELIHFCRKIIEVNNYKYPLTNKNILDSEEKFVKNFIEDLCAEYKKLYPNLRDVIEAFRKNNSTITTKGWLWSKENLNKLFTNEISMLDYQNNTMSSSDAINALYKVGLLRAIDKKEVRGKPKASYKESAIEADFDTDRVDEFDIHRLFRAELKFEKRLSLR, from the coding sequence ATGAGAGCACAGCTAGTTAATGACTTAAATAAACTTTACAACGAAGGAAACCTTGTTCCTTTCTTAGGATCTGGTTTATCGACTCCCTTTGACATACCTAATTGGTCAAAATTAATAGAACTAATTTCATCAAGGAACCTCGAACAGGATTTCATGAGACAAACGGTTCTCTTTTCGCTTAAAAATAACAACTACTGGGAAGCAATAAACGATATTAAACGTTTTTCAGGCATGAACGATCGAGATATCCAAGACTCAATTGTAAACATTATCAACGAAAAGAAACTCGATGATATCCCAGATAATTTACATAATTATAAAGAACTCGGCGAACTAGACTTTAAAATTTATCTAACTACGAATTATGATCATATTTTATTTGAGCACATAAAGAACATCAGCGGATTTATTCCTCAAAATCTAAATGAAGTTGACCTACGTTCCAGCCAACTCTTGAATCCTTTAGGAAAACGCATTTATCATTTACACGGTAATATCTCTAATCAAGGAAGTATTGTAATTAGTAAAGAACAATACAATGATCTATACAACAATGAAAAGTACGAAGCGATTTTCAAAACATTAGCTACGAGCAAACAATTTATTTTTATAGGCTTCTCCTTTACTGATCAATACTTCTCGGGTTTTTTGGAAAAAATTCAAACTTTCTCAAAAAATAAACATTACATAGTTCTTAACAATCCTGATGATTCAATAATAAAACATTTTAAAGACACTTATGAATTAGAAGTAATTCCGTATTATGTCGATAAAACCAATCAACACGCTCATGAAATAAGAAAAATTTTGTCGGTGATATCAAATAAAAAATTGTTATCTGATAATTATGCTTCAAAATTAGCTCCTCCTAGTAAATTAGAAGCTGAGAAAGATGAGTCTCTCTCGATTCCAGACAGAAATATTATCGATGTAGATGTATTATTTGGTAACGACTCTGGGGAAAATGATCATAATCTACATAGCTACTTTATTAACACTGAAGAATATAACCGAATAAAAAATGGAAATATCTTTTTGGTTTCAGGAAAAAGAGGGACAGGTAAAAGTTCCATCGCAAAAATGCTCAAAGCTGATAAACCAAATTCCTGTATGATCATAAGACCTGATTACTTACAAATTGATAATATCCGAGAGCAAGCAAAAACTATTCCAAATGAAATATTCAGAAATAAATTATCAAAAATATGGCTTAATACGATCTATGCTCTTATGGTCAAGAATTTAATTTCTCAAACACAAGAAAGTGAATTATTCTCAAAAGAAAACCTATCTTCATTTTATGATTTCACAGCTTTAAACAGTCAGGATCAAAGTTTTGTTGGTACTTTTGTATCTTTCCTCAAATTGTTAACAACGGAACAGAATTTGTCATACCAAAGTAAATCCAAATTCGAAAATGTTCATTTTAATCAGATCGATAAAGAACTCGCTCAATTTCCAGAATTAAAAGATAACCATATTTTCATTCTTTTTGATAACTTAGATGATGATTATGACCTTGATCCAGATTTCACGATACTACTTGTAAATAGTTTAATTAAAGCATCAATGCACATTGTTAGAGAAAGCACAATAGTAAAACCTATAATTTTTTTGCGGGAAGATATCCTTAGCATTATCGCAAAAAAAGAAAATAGCTTCATATCACAGATGCGAGGAAACGTTGTTGAGCTAAGATGGAATAAACATAAATTATTAGAGGTTCTAAACACTAGGATTTGTCATTTTTTCACAAAGAAGCATCCTCCGAAGCACTTATTACACGATCCTAAATACTACCTGTGTAAGATTTATCCTGAGGAATACACTTATATCGGGAAAAATGATAATAAGGTCTCTAAACCAATAGGAGATTATTTAATTGAACGATCATTATTAAGACCAAGAGAACTAATTCATTTCTGCAGAAAAATTATTGAAGTAAATAACTACAAATACCCTTTAACCAACAAGAATATTCTAGATTCAGAGGAAAAGTTTGTAAAAAACTTTATTGAGGATCTGTGTGCTGAGTATAAAAAACTATACCCTAATTTAAGAGATGTCATTGAAGCATTTAGAAAAAATAACTCTACAATAACTACTAAGGGATGGTTGTGGTCAAAAGAAAATCTCAATAAACTTTTTACTAATGAAATATCAATGCTTGATTATCAAAATAATACAATGAGCTCGAGTGATGCAATAAATGCTCTTTACAAAGTGGGTCTACTTCGAGCAATTGATAAAAAAGAAGTCAGGGGAAAACCAAAAGCTTCATATAAAGAAAGTGCCATAGAGGCAGATTTTGATACTGATAGAGTAGATGAGTTCGATATTCACAGGTTGTTTAGGGCAGAACTCAAATTTGAAAAACGCTTGTCATTGAGATAA
- a CDS encoding recombinase family protein, producing the protein MLALADLIKPGMRGAFYGRHSTDKQTMETQRSMAYEFAKKYGCMITCEYEDAGVSARKKKLDDRDGISLLLKEAIDGKFDFVLINHHDRIARNPTEHQKIRMILAGCNIPVVISSSESLYDSGDFIVDLIKDGTSKMEVDNTRIRTRDTAKSILIKGKWTGGKAPFGYRYDKINKSFSQCGEELTIVRRLYELYRNREGFQSISRLISHEFGKTINKATVRWIITNPFYAGYMSHHRKSEHSRNSITPIENWLMIKSDLIEPIMSLDEWKETWAIFEQRKTGNLNPKMYKTSFFLSNLLNCSVCNSILIGKDQTTFDKKRNKLYGKKWYFCPTCKYKIELDRIHTVIDVVLKDLKSQNLETVSLYVYNEL; encoded by the coding sequence ATGTTGGCGTTAGCTGATCTCATAAAGCCTGGAATGAGGGGCGCATTCTATGGGCGTCATTCTACGGATAAACAAACGATGGAAACCCAGCGGTCCATGGCTTATGAATTTGCCAAGAAATATGGATGCATGATTACATGTGAGTACGAAGATGCTGGCGTGTCCGCTAGAAAAAAGAAGTTAGATGACCGTGATGGAATCTCCCTTCTTCTTAAAGAAGCGATCGACGGCAAATTTGATTTCGTCCTAATTAATCATCATGACCGTATTGCAAGAAATCCGACGGAACATCAGAAGATTCGAATGATATTAGCCGGTTGCAATATTCCTGTTGTTATTAGCAGTTCTGAGAGCTTGTATGACTCTGGGGATTTTATTGTTGATCTGATCAAGGATGGGACTTCCAAAATGGAAGTCGATAATACTCGAATTCGTACCCGAGATACCGCTAAGAGTATTTTAATTAAAGGAAAATGGACTGGCGGTAAAGCCCCTTTTGGTTACCGCTATGACAAAATAAACAAATCCTTTTCTCAATGTGGAGAAGAATTAACAATTGTACGACGTCTGTATGAGTTGTACCGCAATCGAGAGGGTTTCCAATCCATTTCCCGCTTGATCAGCCATGAATTCGGTAAAACCATTAATAAGGCAACTGTACGCTGGATTATAACGAACCCTTTTTACGCTGGTTACATGTCTCACCATCGCAAATCTGAACACTCAAGAAATTCAATTACTCCAATCGAAAACTGGTTGATGATAAAAAGTGACTTAATCGAGCCGATTATGAGCTTGGATGAATGGAAAGAAACCTGGGCGATCTTCGAGCAGAGAAAGACCGGAAATCTCAACCCGAAAATGTACAAAACGAGCTTCTTTTTAAGCAATCTGCTGAATTGTTCAGTCTGTAATAGTATTTTGATTGGTAAAGACCAAACTACATTTGATAAGAAACGAAACAAACTCTACGGGAAAAAATGGTATTTCTGCCCTACATGCAAATATAAGATCGAGCTAGATCGGATTCATACGGTCATTGATGTTGTGTTGAAGGATTTGAAGTCTCAAAATCTAGAAACCGTTAGTTTGTATGTATATAACGAGTTATAG